One genomic region from Sphingobacterium multivorum encodes:
- a CDS encoding response regulator transcription factor, giving the protein MLILIAEDDELILRTVEHKLVKEGHEVVLTRNGREAIEKINELNLDLVVTDIMMPFASGIEILSAIKSIGKKIPVIVLSSMGQEEVVVDAFDLGASDFMVKPFSPNELILRIKRLINK; this is encoded by the coding sequence ATGTTGATTTTAATAGCGGAAGACGACGAATTGATACTACGTACTGTTGAACACAAATTAGTGAAAGAAGGACACGAAGTGGTGCTGACCAGAAATGGCCGTGAAGCCATCGAGAAAATTAATGAACTGAATTTGGATTTAGTTGTAACGGATATTATGATGCCCTTTGCTTCTGGTATTGAAATTCTTTCGGCAATAAAGAGTATCGGAAAGAAAATCCCGGTTATTGTATTATCGAGTATGGGCCAAGAGGAGGTCGTGGTGGATGCATTTGATTTAGGCGCATCTGATTTTATGGTTAAGCCATTTAGTCCAAACGAACTGATTCTTAGGATAAAACGCCTGATAAATAAATAA